The genome window TGGGTACGGCTATGGGTACGGTTATGGGTATGGTTACGGTTATGGCTACGGTTATGGCTACTATTCCGACGATAAAAACAAAGAAGTGGATTCAACAACGAACAGGATTTTTAAAAGGTTCTGAGCATTACCGGAAATAGCTGTGAACATTTGTAATATGCGGGAAGACAAGGAAAAGCGCTTAAGGCAAAAAGCCAGGGTGATCTGGTTTGCCGGTCTTTCGGGTGCAGGGAAAACCACCCTTGCCAAACGCCTCGAAGAAGAACTTTTTGCCAGGAATTTTACGGTGCAGATCCTTGATGGTGACAACATCCGCAGCGGGATAAACAATAATCTCAGCTTTTCCGAAGAAGACCGCCGGGAAAATATCCGCCGGATCGCCGAGGTTTCCAAACTCTTCCTCAATTGCGGCATCATTGCCATCAATAGCTTTATCAGCCCAACCCGTGAAGTCCGTCACCTGGCTATGGATATTATAGGAAGAGAAAACTTCATCGAAGTATATATCAACGCACCGCTTGAAGTTTGCGAAAAACGCGATGTTAAAGGACTTTATGCCAAAGCAAGAAAAGGAGAAATCAAAGACTTTACAGGGATCGGCGCACCCTTTGAAGTCCTGGTCAATGCTGATCTCGAAATCCGTACCGACCTGCTGACTATCGAACAATCTGTTGAGAAATTGCTGGGGTTCCTGCTTCCGAGGATCAGAGTTGACCAATAACCAATAACCAATAACCATTAACCTTTTAATGACCGATCTTCAACGAAAATATAACCTCAATCATCTTCGCGAACTGGAATCAGAATCCATTTACGTTATGCGGGAGGTGGCGGCCCAGTTTGAAAGGCCGGCGCTGCTGTTTTCCGGCGGAAAAGATTCGATCGTGATGGTTCACCTGGCCAGGAAAGCCTTCTGGCCCGCCAGGATACCTTTTCCGCTTATGCATATCGATACCGGCCATAACTTTATTGAAACCATGATCTTCCGCGATGAACTGGTCAAAAAGCTTGGTGTGCAGTTGATAGTCGGCTCGGTGCAGGAATCGATCGATAATGGCCGTGTGGTGGAAGAAACCGGCTTTGATGCCAGCCGCAACCTGTTACAAACCGTTACCCTGCTCGATACCCTCACCAAAAATAAGATCGATGCCGCGATGGGTGGAGGCCGCCGTGATGAGGAAAAAGCCCGTGCCAAGGAACGCTTTTTCTCGCACCGCGATGAATTCGGGCAGTGGGACCCTAAAAACCAGCGCCCGGAACTGTGGAATATCTTCAACAGCAAAAAGCGCACCGGGGAGCATTTCCGCGTTTTCCCCCTCAGCAACTGGACCGAAATGGATATCTGGCAATATATCTACCTCGATAATATTGATATTCCAAACCTTTACTTCACCCATGAACGTA of Bacteroidales bacterium contains these proteins:
- the cysC gene encoding adenylyl-sulfate kinase, coding for MREDKEKRLRQKARVIWFAGLSGAGKTTLAKRLEEELFARNFTVQILDGDNIRSGINNNLSFSEEDRRENIRRIAEVSKLFLNCGIIAINSFISPTREVRHLAMDIIGRENFIEVYINAPLEVCEKRDVKGLYAKARKGEIKDFTGIGAPFEVLVNADLEIRTDLLTIEQSVEKLLGFLLPRIRVDQ
- the cysD gene encoding sulfate adenylyltransferase subunit CysD, which produces MTDLQRKYNLNHLRELESESIYVMREVAAQFERPALLFSGGKDSIVMVHLARKAFWPARIPFPLMHIDTGHNFIETMIFRDELVKKLGVQLIVGSVQESIDNGRVVEETGFDASRNLLQTVTLLDTLTKNKIDAAMGGGRRDEEKARAKERFFSHRDEFGQWDPKNQRPELWNIFNSKKRTGEHFRVFPLSNWTEMDIWQYIYLDNIDIPNLYFTHERKVFNRDGVWLADAPFMKKRDTEKVITMRIRCRTIGDISCTGLTVSEASTLEDIIQEIAAVRVTERGGRADDLRSESAMEDRKKEGYF